Proteins found in one Allorhizobium pseudoryzae genomic segment:
- a CDS encoding arginyltransferase: MNTQATPSPQFYLTAPAACPYLSGEMERKVFTHLVGPRAGEMNDLLTQGGFRRSQNIAYRPACEGCRACVSVRILAGEFALSRNMRRVLSENDDLVGTMSAAQPTTEQFVLFRKYLDDRHQRGGMSDMSALDYAIMVEDTHVNTRLIEYRKRVPGAGIGDQPKGELIAVALTDLMSDGVSMVYSFFNPALERRSLGTFMILDHILRTQQLGLPHVYLGYWVKGSAKMNYKTRYQPQEHLTPRGWERYAEDGSEG, translated from the coding sequence ATGAATACACAGGCGACGCCCTCACCGCAGTTCTACCTGACGGCTCCGGCAGCGTGCCCCTACCTTTCCGGCGAGATGGAGCGGAAGGTTTTCACCCATCTTGTCGGTCCGCGGGCGGGCGAAATGAACGATCTGCTCACCCAGGGCGGGTTCCGACGGTCGCAGAACATCGCCTACCGCCCGGCCTGCGAGGGCTGTCGTGCCTGCGTGTCGGTCCGTATCCTGGCCGGCGAATTTGCGCTGAGCCGCAACATGCGCCGCGTGTTGTCAGAAAACGATGATCTCGTCGGCACGATGAGTGCTGCCCAGCCGACCACCGAACAATTCGTCCTCTTCCGCAAATATCTCGACGATCGCCATCAGCGCGGCGGCATGTCGGACATGTCGGCGCTCGATTATGCGATCATGGTGGAAGACACGCATGTCAACACGCGGCTCATCGAATACCGCAAGCGGGTGCCGGGTGCCGGCATCGGCGACCAGCCGAAGGGCGAACTGATTGCAGTGGCGCTGACCGACCTGATGAGCGACGGCGTGTCGATGGTCTATTCCTTCTTCAACCCGGCGCTGGAACGCCGCTCGCTCGGCACCTTCATGATCCTCGACCACATCCTGCGCACGCAACAGCTCGGCCTGCCGCATGTCTATCTCGGTTACTGGGTGAAGGGCTCGGCCAAGATGAACTACAAGACACGCTACCAGCCGCAGGAACACCTGACCCCGCGCGGCTGGGAACGGTATGCCGAGGATGGCAGCGAAGGGTGA
- a CDS encoding AbrB/MazE/SpoVT family DNA-binding domain-containing protein, which produces MNVTVRKIGNSEGIIIPKEVLDRLGVRAGDTLELKEESGVVTMRPSDDDFQRQLAAAEFLMEKYKVALKKLAE; this is translated from the coding sequence ATGAACGTGACCGTGCGCAAGATTGGCAATTCCGAAGGCATCATCATTCCGAAAGAGGTTCTTGATCGCTTGGGTGTACGAGCCGGCGATACGCTTGAGCTGAAGGAAGAGTCGGGTGTCGTGACCATGCGACCGAGCGACGATGATTTTCAGCGTCAACTGGCTGCTGCAGAGTTCCTGATGGAAAAGTACAAGGTCGCTCTGAAAAAGCTCGCAGAATGA
- a CDS encoding type II toxin-antitoxin system death-on-curing family toxin yields MSAVRFLSAPLVIELQKRQILRFGGADGLRDVGALESALARAVNRHAYGCEDLIELAAAYLFGLAKNHAFVDGNKRIAIVAAGVFLMENGLLVETSDGALFSFVLSVAAGEIDEEGAARFLRDHTVPYPSEG; encoded by the coding sequence ATGAGCGCCGTCCGTTTTCTTTCGGCTCCTCTCGTCATCGAACTCCAGAAGCGGCAAATTCTTCGCTTCGGCGGTGCAGACGGTCTACGTGATGTCGGGGCGCTGGAATCGGCCCTGGCGCGAGCAGTCAATCGTCATGCGTATGGCTGCGAAGATCTCATCGAGTTGGCAGCAGCCTATCTGTTCGGCCTGGCAAAAAACCACGCCTTCGTCGATGGCAACAAACGTATCGCCATCGTTGCTGCTGGTGTCTTCCTGATGGAAAATGGTCTGCTGGTGGAAACCAGCGATGGAGCCTTGTTCTCCTTCGTCCTGTCTGTTGCGGCAGGCGAAATCGATGAAGAGGGGGCGGCGCGCTTCCTGCGCGACCACACCGTGCCATATCCCTCAGAGGGCTGA